The following proteins are encoded in a genomic region of Brachionichthys hirsutus isolate HB-005 chromosome 14, CSIRO-AGI_Bhir_v1, whole genome shotgun sequence:
- the LOC137904030 gene encoding phenylethanolamine N-methyltransferase-like — MEGAATENSVANMAACYEGFDPEVYLQKLYSATETYLDREDGNARWALAQLHRAFTEGDVSGELLLDVGSGPTLYQVMSACEVFKKVILTDFLEANRRELRLWLQNEGGSKMNWTPFLQHVCKLEGRRPSEWTDKATKLRQVVTDILPIDVHRPHPLGPDALPLAVANCVTSYFCLESASPDLGAFNRALIHIVSLLRPGGHLLLMGNLGETYYFAAPGLKIPVVTLTEAQLCSAVKESGCSLIRLEVFQRPKYRSEEHNDAAATFFVKARKN; from the exons ATGGAAGGAGCAGCGACGGAGAACAGCGTGGCGAACATGGCAGCCTGCTATGAGGGGTTTGATCCAGAGGTGTACCTGCAGAAGCTCTACTCTGCAACTGAGACTTATTTGGACAGAGAAGATGGCAATGCCCGGTGGGCACTTGCCCAGCTGCATAGAGCCTTCACTGAAG GTGATGTGAGCGGCGAGCTGCTCCTGGACGTCGGCTCCGGTCCGACCCTGTACCAGGTGATGAGTGCCTGCGAGGTTTTCAAAAAGGTGATCCTCACAGATTTCCTGGAGGCAAACAGACGGGAGTTGAGGCTCTGGCTCCAAAACGAAGGAGGCAGCAAAATGAACTGGACGCCCTTCCTGCAGCACGTCTGCAAGCTGGAGGGACGGCG GCCTTCAGAATGGACAGACAAGGCGACAAAACTACGTCAGGTTGTGACGGACATCCTCCCCATTGACGTGCACCGTCCTCATCCTCTGGGACCCGATGCGCTTCCTTTAGCCGTGGCCAACTGCGTTACCTCCTACTTCTGTCTGGAGAGCGCGAGTCCTGACCTTGGTGCCTTCAACAGAGCGCTGATCCACATCGTGAGCCTCCTGCGGCCCGGAGGTCACCTCCTGCTGATGGGCAACCTGGGAGAGACGTACTACTTTGCAGCTCCTGGGTTGAAGATTCCGGTGGTGACGCTGACCGAAGCTCAGCTCTGCAGTGCTGTGAAGGAGAGTGGCTGCTCCCTGATCAGGCTGGAGGTGTTCCAACGGCCAAAGTACAGATCGGAGGAGCACAATGATGCGGCAGCCACATTTTTTGTGAAGGCAAGAAAGAATTAA